One genomic region from Phycisphaerales bacterium encodes:
- a CDS encoding FliM/FliN family flagellar motor switch protein, producing the protein MADTRNMPRSLEAIKTLEVPIIVRLAQCKLSMKRISTLTPGEIIDLGISLETDASSGGSGPLDILVNNQKIAQGQAVKVGENYGVKVGQLDDLDTRITALSTG; encoded by the coding sequence TTGGCCGATACTAGAAACATGCCAAGATCACTCGAAGCAATCAAGACCCTTGAAGTGCCAATTATTGTCCGTTTAGCACAGTGTAAATTGTCAATGAAACGAATCTCTACGCTCACACCTGGTGAGATCATCGATCTTGGCATTTCGCTTGAGACCGATGCATCCTCCGGCGGTTCGGGGCCCCTGGATATTCTCGTCAACAACCAAAAGATCGCCCAAGGGCAAGCCGTTAAGGTTGGCGAGAACTATGGTGTCAAAGTAGGCCAACTCGACGATTTGGACACACGAATCACCGCGTTGAGTACAGGCTAA
- a CDS encoding glycoside hydrolase family 15 protein: MPRDIPVGNGDMLVTFDNLYQIRDIYYPHVGLPNHTDGHVQRFGVWADGNFAWISDPEWKRELRYKPDTMITEVLLKHPKLQLELLCCDAVDYGSPVYFRHITVTNLTSKPRDVRVFFHHDISVNGSPVGDTVNYDPVLAGLVHYKDGTYFIINGCDDRKCGIDHWSTGAKRINEAEGTWRDAEDGNLSCNAIAQGSVDSTVGFNLQLQPRGSGGLVYWLGAGESYEDIKQLNQKILSKTARRMMSRTEAYWRLWACKEPTDFSPLAEPIRDMFIRSELILRTQIDNDGAIIAANDSDITRFSGDTYSYMWPRDGALCAHALILSGQGELSRNFFRFCERVIEPDGFFLHKYNPTGTFASSWHPWMMEGRRVLPIQQDETALMLWALWRHFEVFRDVEFIKSTYTPLIINPARWMLEHRDHNGLPKPSWDLWEERWGVHTFTVSSTIGALNAAAAFANELGAADHAAEFHEAAQRMRGALIRHLWVEEEGRFARMATPQEDGTYHLDMTVDAAMYSLFAFGAFSPDDPMVTSTMNSIKEKLWVGTPIGGLARYENDYYHQIEHDDIEKVPGNPWAICTLWLAQYEIAKAKNIEDLKHAIPYIDWVHQRSLISGVIAEQFDPYTGSPISVSPLSWSHATVMTVVMQYLLKHAEITGKPLSSMAALVKGLRQPSGD, translated from the coding sequence ATGCCTCGTGATATTCCCGTCGGCAATGGTGACATGCTTGTCACATTCGACAACCTCTACCAAATTCGCGATATCTACTATCCACACGTTGGCCTACCAAACCATACTGATGGCCATGTACAGCGTTTTGGTGTCTGGGCCGATGGTAACTTTGCTTGGATCAGCGACCCCGAATGGAAACGAGAACTTCGTTACAAGCCCGACACAATGATCACTGAGGTTTTGCTGAAGCACCCGAAGCTTCAGCTTGAGTTGTTGTGCTGTGATGCAGTTGACTATGGATCACCTGTCTACTTCAGACATATCACTGTCACCAACCTCACGAGCAAACCCAGAGACGTTCGCGTCTTCTTCCATCATGACATCTCCGTCAATGGCTCTCCAGTTGGTGATACAGTCAATTATGACCCGGTTTTGGCTGGTCTCGTGCACTACAAAGATGGCACCTACTTCATTATCAATGGATGTGATGATCGAAAGTGTGGCATCGATCACTGGAGCACCGGAGCCAAGCGAATCAACGAAGCAGAGGGCACATGGCGCGACGCCGAAGATGGAAATCTCTCTTGCAATGCCATTGCACAAGGCTCTGTTGACTCCACTGTTGGTTTCAACTTGCAATTACAGCCGCGGGGCAGTGGTGGGCTGGTCTATTGGCTGGGCGCAGGCGAGTCGTACGAGGATATCAAGCAGCTCAACCAGAAGATCCTCAGCAAGACCGCACGACGCATGATGAGTCGAACCGAAGCGTATTGGCGGCTTTGGGCATGTAAGGAACCAACTGACTTCTCTCCATTGGCTGAGCCAATCCGAGACATGTTCATTCGCAGTGAGCTCATTCTCCGCACCCAAATTGACAATGACGGCGCCATCATTGCTGCCAACGACTCGGATATCACACGCTTCTCTGGTGACACCTACTCCTATATGTGGCCACGGGACGGAGCGCTCTGCGCCCATGCACTTATATTGTCTGGACAGGGCGAGTTGAGCCGAAATTTCTTTCGCTTCTGTGAACGCGTCATCGAGCCAGATGGCTTCTTCCTTCACAAGTACAACCCGACTGGTACATTTGCATCAAGCTGGCATCCATGGATGATGGAGGGGCGCCGAGTCCTACCAATCCAGCAAGATGAAACTGCACTCATGCTCTGGGCGCTGTGGCGACACTTTGAGGTTTTCAGAGATGTGGAGTTCATTAAGAGCACCTACACACCACTGATCATCAACCCTGCCCGCTGGATGCTTGAGCACCGCGATCACAATGGTCTTCCAAAACCCAGTTGGGATCTCTGGGAAGAGCGGTGGGGCGTCCATACGTTCACTGTGTCATCAACGATTGGAGCACTCAATGCTGCAGCCGCATTCGCCAATGAGCTTGGTGCTGCTGACCATGCAGCAGAATTCCATGAAGCAGCCCAACGAATGCGCGGCGCGCTCATCCGACATCTTTGGGTTGAAGAGGAAGGCCGCTTCGCTCGTATGGCAACGCCACAAGAAGATGGCACTTACCACTTAGATATGACTGTTGATGCAGCGATGTATAGCCTCTTTGCATTCGGAGCGTTTTCTCCTGATGACCCAATGGTGACATCAACGATGAATAGCATCAAAGAAAAACTCTGGGTTGGTACACCCATTGGTGGGTTGGCACGTTATGAGAATGACTATTACCACCAAATTGAACATGATGACATTGAGAAAGTACCCGGTAATCCATGGGCTATTTGTACGCTCTGGCTTGCGCAATATGAGATTGCCAAAGCAAAGAACATCGAAGATTTGAAGCACGCAATACCCTACATAGATTGGGTGCATCAACGCTCTTTGATCTCTGGTGTGATCGCTGAACAATTCGACCCTTACACTGGTTCACCAATCTCGGTGAGTCCATTGTCATGGTCACATGCAACGGTGATGACTGTGGTGATGCAGTATCTACTCAAACACGCTGAGATTACTGGCAAGCCATTGAGTTCGATGGCCGCCCTCGTCAAAGGCCTGCGCCAACCCTCCGGCGACTGA
- a CDS encoding aspartate carbamoyltransferase catalytic subunit — MPTVPPSTPQHLLQLEGLSAAELTAFVVRAIDLREQPDPGPKNGPLAGRAMANLFFEDSTRTRLSFTRAAQRLGIHVLDLYASSSSVSKGETLLDTARNVNAMGVDAIVIRCTPSGGAALLAEHLDCSIINAGDGKHEHPTQGLLDLMTLLEHFAEGPVPSGHELQGKRIAIVGDIDSSRVARSNIHGLTTMGANVVLVGPSQLVPETLLHLPRPSGGASGGVEITNDLDAVLSDLDAIMMLRVQFERHENDVIGADYPEQFGLTPARAAKLKPSAPVLHPGPVNRDFELSAAVADDQSRSLILQQVSNGVAVRMAVLEELLG, encoded by the coding sequence ATGCCCACAGTGCCTCCATCTACCCCCCAACATCTGCTTCAACTCGAGGGGCTTTCAGCCGCTGAACTGACGGCATTTGTCGTACGGGCCATCGATCTCCGCGAGCAACCTGATCCAGGACCAAAAAACGGACCACTGGCTGGAAGGGCCATGGCCAACCTCTTCTTTGAAGACTCTACCCGGACAAGACTCAGCTTCACTCGAGCCGCTCAGCGGTTGGGGATCCATGTCCTTGATCTCTACGCTTCAAGCTCAAGCGTATCGAAAGGTGAAACACTTCTTGATACTGCTCGCAATGTCAATGCCATGGGCGTTGATGCCATCGTTATTCGCTGCACACCCAGTGGGGGCGCCGCACTGCTCGCCGAACACCTCGATTGTTCAATCATCAACGCTGGCGATGGCAAACACGAACATCCCACTCAAGGTTTACTTGATCTGATGACGCTTCTGGAACATTTTGCAGAGGGCCCAGTACCAAGCGGGCATGAACTTCAAGGCAAGCGTATTGCCATTGTCGGTGATATTGACTCCAGTCGAGTTGCTCGCTCGAATATCCATGGGCTCACAACAATGGGTGCCAATGTGGTTTTGGTTGGTCCATCCCAACTTGTGCCAGAAACACTTTTACATTTACCCAGGCCCTCTGGAGGTGCCAGTGGAGGCGTTGAGATAACCAATGATCTTGACGCTGTTCTTTCAGATTTAGATGCGATCATGATGTTGCGTGTCCAGTTTGAACGGCACGAAAATGACGTCATCGGTGCCGATTATCCGGAACAATTTGGACTGACGCCCGCCCGGGCAGCGAAGCTCAAGCCATCCGCACCAGTGCTCCATCCCGGACCTGTCAACCGCGACTTTGAACTGTCTGCTGCCGTCGCAGATGACCAAAGCCGCAGCCTCATCCTGCAGCAGGTCAGTAACGGCGTGGCGGTGCGCATGGCTGTGCTAGAAGAATTGTTGGGCTGA
- a CDS encoding molybdopterin-dependent oxidoreductase translates to MPSITINEQTYDFDQGQTILQIALDHDLPIPHYCYHPELSIPANCRICLAEVWAPNPRNEGKLESMGKLLPTCQTHAQDGQVVYTESPKAIANQKAVMEYLLINHPVDCPVCDQAGECYLQDYAYQYGRGQSRFTEDKIKQPKKDLGPHVLLYADRCIMCTRCVRFTREVTGTGELLVQGRGGHEEIDVFPGMALDNELSANVIDICPVGALLDKDFLFQQRVWFLKRTASIDGLTCSGDNISVEHNDGVVYRVKPRPNPFHKQWWITDEVRYGWKFVHAEERLRVPAIRGQDAFEMPEAGHAWEAAYHEANALMRASKSMLVLVSPMLSCEDVWLLAQYASSLDADVTFAVGPVPRHGEDKTFPSGYTSYAEKAPNARGVRRVLATFKNKIVEYESLLAHMASCPSIDLIFATGNYPSAWATEQLITGIGQDRKLILLDTLESQLSRRADVLLPTATWVEKSGTFEDVHGRLQAFERAIEPIDYCKSEAQIAIDLLADLSGESLGYFNPANVRERMAKVTGLEMFIKDVSLPVLDTSLDSDMELIEL, encoded by the coding sequence ATGCCTTCAATCACAATCAACGAACAGACCTACGACTTCGATCAGGGGCAGACGATCCTGCAGATCGCGCTTGATCATGACTTGCCGATTCCCCACTACTGCTATCACCCTGAGCTCTCAATTCCCGCGAATTGCCGAATCTGTCTCGCTGAGGTTTGGGCACCAAATCCACGGAACGAAGGCAAGCTTGAGTCCATGGGCAAGCTCCTTCCAACCTGCCAGACGCATGCACAAGATGGCCAGGTGGTTTATACCGAGAGCCCAAAGGCGATCGCCAATCAAAAGGCAGTGATGGAGTATCTGCTCATCAACCATCCAGTTGATTGTCCGGTCTGTGATCAGGCAGGTGAGTGTTATTTACAGGACTATGCCTACCAATATGGGCGTGGGCAATCGCGTTTTACAGAAGACAAGATCAAACAACCCAAGAAGGATCTTGGACCACATGTATTGCTGTACGCTGACCGGTGCATTATGTGCACACGATGCGTGCGATTTACGCGTGAGGTGACAGGAACTGGAGAACTCCTTGTGCAGGGCCGTGGCGGGCATGAGGAAATAGATGTGTTTCCAGGTATGGCTTTGGATAACGAACTCAGTGCAAATGTCATCGACATCTGCCCTGTTGGAGCACTGCTCGATAAAGATTTTCTGTTCCAACAACGAGTTTGGTTCCTCAAGAGAACAGCATCGATCGATGGTTTGACCTGCTCTGGTGACAATATTTCGGTCGAACATAATGATGGTGTTGTCTATCGCGTTAAGCCCCGTCCCAACCCATTCCATAAGCAATGGTGGATTACCGATGAGGTTCGCTATGGCTGGAAATTTGTTCACGCGGAAGAGCGGTTGCGAGTGCCAGCAATTCGTGGTCAAGATGCATTTGAAATGCCAGAGGCCGGGCATGCTTGGGAGGCGGCTTATCACGAAGCGAATGCCCTCATGCGAGCCTCTAAATCGATGCTCGTACTGGTAAGTCCAATGTTGAGTTGTGAAGACGTCTGGTTGTTGGCTCAGTACGCCAGCAGCTTGGATGCCGACGTGACCTTTGCAGTGGGGCCAGTGCCTCGACATGGAGAAGATAAAACGTTTCCGAGTGGGTATACCTCCTACGCAGAGAAAGCGCCGAATGCTCGCGGTGTACGTCGTGTCTTGGCCACTTTCAAAAACAAGATCGTTGAGTATGAATCACTGTTAGCACACATGGCTTCTTGTCCAAGTATCGATCTTATTTTTGCAACAGGGAACTACCCGAGTGCCTGGGCAACGGAGCAACTGATTACTGGTATCGGACAGGATCGCAAGCTCATACTGCTTGATACGCTGGAGAGTCAACTATCCCGTCGTGCGGATGTATTACTACCGACAGCGACTTGGGTTGAGAAGTCAGGTACGTTTGAAGACGTTCATGGTCGACTACAGGCTTTTGAGCGTGCCATTGAACCGATTGACTATTGCAAGAGTGAAGCACAAATTGCCATTGATCTTTTGGCGGACTTAAGCGGTGAATCATTGGGATACTTCAATCCCGCTAATGTGCGTGAACGTATGGCAAAAGTGACTGGTTTAGAGATGTTTATCAAAGACGTTTCATTGCCAGTACTCGACACATCGCTTGATTCAGACATGGAACTCATCGAGCTTTAG
- a CDS encoding Zn-dependent oligopeptidase, translating into MMVSSPTSQRTKVCSQCLVFAILLCGLATKMAVAQELAGGKPIAVPADQVSAHVDQALANADEQIAVIVAIPDDQRNFDNTVGAIDDLLNELENQTNMNQFLSYVSPDSDIQTAGRMATEKLDAWLIDFGKNEGLYHAVSAYAATNPQLEGEQARLLRDAVRDYRRAGMDLSPEARAQLTAMQKQIAKLAQEFDTNILEDETTVLLTREELVGMDDDFIDGLKESNGVYVVTLDYPTFGPLLDYADDETSRQKVWTAYKRRGGSKNVQVLENMLELRAQVAEMLGYETAADYETEVRMSKNAGRVAEFYAGLRPIVRKKAEQDWNEFTQVKRDDTGDPNAVLRPWDFSYYVGKLQQGKYAVDSKEVQKYFPIDGAMETIFSINNKLFGVVFEEVTDQATAYGPALWHEDVRLFLVKDEDSGETLGMFYLDLHPRPGKYGHAAQWGVRQSKTLPNGERQVPVAALVCNFTKPTSDKPSLLTHDEMQTFLHEFGHGIHTILSDTQYASLGGTNVERDFVEAPSQMLENWVWEPEILAIYARHYETGEPIPPALVEGMIAAKNLGSGMLAEHQIYYGMVDQAYHNVPGGEVDTTQLGLDLFEDIELYEAVPTTRFQAGFGHLTGYQAGYYGYLWSLVFAQDMYERFGELGLLSPEAGDYYRQMILSRGGSQDAMDMVVEYLGRDPRMDAFLNHLGLDPQMDQ; encoded by the coding sequence ATGATGGTGAGCTCCCCCACTTCGCAGCGTACCAAGGTTTGTAGTCAATGTTTGGTGTTTGCAATACTGCTCTGCGGACTTGCCACAAAGATGGCAGTTGCCCAAGAATTGGCTGGCGGCAAACCGATTGCAGTCCCTGCTGATCAAGTCTCTGCGCATGTTGATCAGGCACTTGCCAATGCAGATGAGCAAATAGCGGTGATCGTCGCCATTCCTGATGATCAGCGGAACTTTGATAACACTGTTGGTGCAATCGATGATTTGCTCAATGAGCTTGAGAATCAAACCAACATGAACCAGTTCTTGTCATATGTATCACCAGATTCTGACATTCAGACAGCTGGTCGTATGGCAACAGAAAAGCTTGATGCATGGCTCATCGACTTCGGAAAAAATGAGGGTTTATATCACGCGGTGAGCGCGTACGCCGCTACCAACCCACAGTTAGAGGGTGAGCAGGCAAGATTGCTTCGTGATGCAGTGCGAGACTATCGGCGTGCTGGAATGGATCTTTCGCCCGAGGCCAGAGCACAGCTCACCGCAATGCAAAAGCAGATCGCCAAGCTTGCTCAGGAGTTTGACACCAATATTCTTGAAGATGAGACGACGGTGCTTTTGACACGTGAAGAGCTCGTTGGCATGGACGATGATTTTATTGATGGGCTCAAAGAATCAAATGGCGTGTATGTTGTGACGCTTGATTACCCCACGTTTGGGCCGTTGCTTGACTATGCTGATGATGAAACCAGCCGCCAAAAAGTGTGGACAGCCTATAAGCGTCGCGGGGGTTCTAAGAACGTTCAGGTGCTCGAGAACATGCTTGAACTGCGTGCGCAGGTCGCAGAGATGCTGGGCTATGAAACTGCCGCTGATTATGAAACTGAAGTACGAATGTCTAAGAATGCCGGCCGTGTTGCGGAATTTTATGCTGGCCTTCGGCCAATTGTTCGTAAGAAGGCGGAGCAGGATTGGAATGAATTCACGCAAGTGAAGCGTGATGACACGGGTGATCCAAATGCCGTCTTGCGTCCGTGGGATTTTTCGTACTACGTGGGTAAGCTGCAGCAAGGTAAATATGCTGTTGATTCAAAAGAAGTGCAGAAATATTTCCCTATCGATGGGGCGATGGAAACCATTTTTTCAATCAACAACAAACTCTTTGGTGTTGTCTTTGAAGAAGTCACCGATCAGGCGACAGCATACGGGCCGGCCCTTTGGCACGAAGATGTCAGACTCTTCTTGGTCAAAGATGAGGATTCTGGCGAGACACTGGGCATGTTCTATCTGGATCTGCACCCCCGTCCAGGAAAGTATGGACACGCAGCGCAGTGGGGCGTGCGTCAATCGAAGACACTTCCAAATGGCGAGCGCCAAGTGCCAGTGGCAGCATTGGTGTGTAACTTCACTAAGCCAACATCAGATAAACCATCACTGCTGACGCACGATGAGATGCAGACATTTTTGCATGAGTTCGGCCACGGTATTCACACGATTCTTTCCGACACACAATATGCTTCGCTTGGAGGCACAAATGTGGAACGTGATTTTGTAGAAGCGCCAAGTCAGATGTTGGAAAACTGGGTGTGGGAACCAGAGATTCTTGCAATCTATGCCCGCCATTACGAGACTGGCGAGCCAATCCCACCGGCGCTTGTAGAGGGGATGATTGCTGCCAAAAACCTTGGCTCGGGTATGCTTGCGGAGCATCAGATCTACTACGGGATGGTCGATCAGGCGTATCACAATGTGCCCGGTGGTGAGGTTGATACAACGCAGCTCGGTCTAGATCTCTTTGAAGATATCGAGCTATATGAGGCCGTTCCAACCACCCGCTTTCAGGCAGGCTTTGGCCACCTGACGGGGTATCAAGCAGGCTACTACGGATATCTTTGGTCCCTCGTTTTTGCTCAGGATATGTATGAGCGTTTTGGTGAGCTGGGTCTATTGAGTCCAGAAGCAGGTGACTATTACCGCCAGATGATTCTCTCGCGTGGTGGTAGTCAGGATGCAATGGATATGGTTGTTGAGTATCTTGGCCGTGATCCGCGGATGGATGCTTTCCTGAATCATCTGGGTCTTGATCCACAAATGGATCAATAA